From Natator depressus isolate rNatDep1 chromosome 7, rNatDep2.hap1, whole genome shotgun sequence, the proteins below share one genomic window:
- the CYP17A1 gene encoding steroid 17-alpha-hydroxylase/17,20 lyase: MVPLLGVLLLLLVLLSSWRLAKGKAEPRPKYPRSLPSLPIIGSLLHLTGNCQFHLLLHSLQKKYGSLYSLQMGSQYMVVVNHYLHAKEVLLKKGKTFAGRPHTVTTDILTRNGKDIAFATYSPHWKFLRKQVHASLSMFGKGTLALEKIICREAASLCESLSSFQDALLDMAPELNRAVTNVVCSLCFNSCYRRGDPEFEAMLQYNEGIVNTVGQKSLVDIFPWLQVFPNKDLALLRSCIEVRDQLLQKKFKEHKKALGSDSVNDLMDALLRVQLNMENNNSQLALPLELTDDHILMTVADIFGAGVETTSTVLKWAVLYLLHYPEVQRKIREELDQKVGFERHPQLSDRQQLPYLEATISEVLRIRPVSPLLLPHVALTDTSIGEYTIRKGAQVLVNLWSLHHDEKEWDKPEEFNPGRFLDEEGNRIYSPSPSYLPFGAGSRVCLGEALAKMEVFLFLAWILQRFTLEVLPGQPLPALEGKFGVVLQVQQFKVKARLRAAWRDGM; the protein is encoded by the exons ATGGTCCCACTCCTGGGAGTGCTGCTCCTGTTGCTGGTGCTCCTCTCCTCCTGGAGACTTGCAAAGGGGAAAGCAGAGCCCAGGCCCAAGtaccccaggagcctgccttccCTGCCCATCATCGGGAGCCTGCTGCACCTGACCGGTAACTGCCAGTTCCATCTCCTCTTACACAGCCTGCAGAAGAAATATGGCAGCCTCTACTCCCTGCAGATGGGCTCCCAGTACATGGTGGTGGTGAACCACTACCTGCATGCCAAGGAGGTGCTGCTGAAGAAGGGAAAGACCTTCGCCGGGCGGCCCCACACA GTGACCACGGACATTCTGACCAGGAACGGCAAAGACATCGCCTTCGCCACCTACAGCCCACACTGGAAATTCCTGCGCAAGCAGGTCCACGCGTCACTCTCCATGTTTGGAAAAGGGACGCTGGCCCTGGAGAAAATCA TCTGTCGGGAAGCTGCCTCCTTGTGCGAGTCTCTCAGCAGTTTTCAGGACGCCCTCCTGGACATGGCCCCGGAGCTCAACCGAGCTGTTACCAATGTGGTGTGCTCGCTGTGCTTCAACTCCTGCTACAGGCGAGGGGACCCCGAGTTTGAGGCCATGCTGCAGTATAATGAAGGCATCGTGAACACGGTGGGCCAAAAGAGCCTGGTGGACATCttcccctggctgcag GTTTTTCCCAACAAGGACCTGGCATTGCTGAGGAGTTGCATCGAGGTCAgagaccagctgctgcagaagaagTTCAAGGAACACAAG AAAGCGCTGGGCAGTGACTCGGTCAATGACCTGATGGATGCCCTGCTGCGCGTCCAGCTCAACATGGAGAACAACAACAGCCAGCTGGCCCTGCCGCTGGAGCTGACAGACGACCATATCCTCATGACCGTGGCCGACATCTTCGGGGCGGGCGTCGAGACCACCAGCACCGTGCTCAAGTGGGCTGTGCTCTACCTGCTCCACTACCCGGAG GTGCAGAGAAAGATCCGGGAGGAACTGGATCAGAAGGTCGGCTTCGAGAGACACCCCCAGCTCAGCGACAGGCAGCAGCTACCCTACCTGGAGGCCACTATCAGCGAGGTCCTGCGCATCCGGCCTGTCTCCCCTCTGCTGCTCCCACATGTGGCCCTTACGGACACCAG CATTGGGGAATACACCATCCGAAAGGGAGCCCAGGTCCTCGTCAACCTCTGGTCCCTTCACCACGACGAGAAGGAATGGGACAAGCCAGAGGAGTTTAACCCAG GTCGCTTCTTGGATGAGGAGGGCAATCGGATCTACTCACCCTCGCCCAGCTACCTGCCCTTCGGAGCCGGGAGCCGGGTGTGCTTGGGCGAAGCCCTCGCTAAGATGGAGGTCTTCCTCTTCCTGGCCTGGATCCTGCAGAGGTTCACCCTGGAGGTCCTCCCGGGCCAGCCGCTGCCTGCGCTGGAGGGCAAGTTCGGCGTGGTGCTCCAAGTGCAGCAGTTCAAGGTGAAGGCCAGGCTGCGGGCAGCCTGGCGGGATGGCATGTAG